From one Allorhizobium ampelinum S4 genomic stretch:
- a CDS encoding ROK family transcriptional regulator: MLTRQRPLHGIGTTQAAVLKHLRRNGIASRAELAELCGVTQAAVSMMTRDLIARGIVIQGARRQSQRGAPHIDLMLAGNIGYALGVHANSYSLTVTLLDFCGNRIGEQQLEGPYDRFSDIQTAIKSLRTDLLTSNGIDEGLLIGAAVAMPTRFRHGTAFLDLAEEVVSWAGSDLASTLRETLDCPVMIENDANAAAMGELALGNASGHDNFAYLYLSEGIGSGIIIGKELYRGNLGNAGEVGALRARGLSRPSFDDLAAWCKEHQGHIPKGRSSDQWTAYLQANPTVLDAWLRRAGPELATLAFMVTAVLAPSAIYIGGTLPRLVREKLAPWLDFSTSNPFDGARVIQPDILIPQISAVDAVAFGAAAMILHSVPGNPGL, from the coding sequence GTGCTGACAAGACAACGGCCTTTGCACGGCATCGGCACCACGCAAGCGGCGGTGCTGAAACACTTGCGGCGAAACGGCATTGCGTCGCGTGCAGAACTCGCGGAATTGTGCGGCGTGACCCAGGCTGCCGTCAGCATGATGACCCGTGACTTGATCGCGCGCGGCATCGTTATCCAGGGAGCCAGACGGCAAAGCCAGCGCGGCGCGCCTCACATCGACCTCATGCTCGCCGGAAACATCGGATATGCGCTTGGGGTGCATGCCAACAGCTATTCGCTGACAGTGACGCTGCTCGATTTTTGCGGCAACCGGATTGGCGAACAGCAGCTTGAAGGGCCTTACGACAGATTTTCCGACATTCAGACGGCGATCAAATCGCTCAGAACCGACTTGCTGACATCAAACGGCATTGATGAAGGCCTGCTGATCGGCGCCGCTGTGGCCATGCCAACCCGTTTCCGTCACGGCACTGCCTTCCTCGATCTCGCGGAGGAAGTCGTTTCCTGGGCAGGCTCGGATCTGGCCTCGACCCTGCGCGAGACACTTGACTGTCCGGTGATGATTGAAAACGATGCCAATGCTGCGGCCATGGGCGAGCTTGCCTTGGGCAATGCCAGCGGACACGATAATTTTGCCTATCTTTACCTGTCCGAGGGCATTGGCAGCGGCATCATCATTGGCAAGGAACTTTATCGCGGCAATCTGGGAAATGCTGGCGAAGTGGGCGCGCTTCGCGCGCGCGGATTATCGCGCCCCTCTTTTGACGACTTGGCAGCCTGGTGCAAAGAGCATCAGGGACACATCCCGAAAGGCCGGTCTTCCGACCAATGGACAGCATATCTGCAAGCAAACCCGACAGTTCTTGATGCATGGCTGAGGAGAGCCGGGCCGGAATTAGCCACGCTCGCCTTTATGGTGACAGCCGTTCTTGCGCCATCGGCGATCTATATCGGTGGAACACTGCCCAGACTGGTAAGGGAAAAGCTAGCACCATGGCTTGATTTCTCAACATCGAATCCGTTCGATGGAGCGCGGGTCATTCAACCTGATATCCTCATCCCGCAAATCTCAGCGGTCGATGCCGTCGCGTTTGGCGCCGCAGCTATGATCCTTCATAGCGTGCCGGGCAATCCGGGTCTCTGA
- a CDS encoding ABC transporter substrate-binding protein, whose protein sequence is MTKCLALLATVAISALATGWAHAEDIKIKLSTLADKTAPARITNIEAAADIMNKQFKAAGVDKHIVIEANNSTVKGWDDLALDTLKAFAVGQGPDIYVVPHEWISKFAEDGDALPMDERIAAAPWVYGDILPVLWKAAKGNDGKIYGIPQDAEIRMFFYNKDMLRKIGKDEAFIEGLPAKVEAGEFTLDDLTALSKEVVDAKAAQYGMLHRPNVGIDYLMVFQSYGVKFLDEKTGKLVFPKAEMTKALGWYERNAKQGVTPVDNTAMSWDAIQGAFKQEKAFIFHQGVWAVAWQLGEMNGATWPTDRDGYFHKIGWIPAPAAEKGGKPANLSHPLLYTVNAKSKNAEIAADLVALATLPYFNNQHAVTSYHTAISNAQTAMPKYKDNWVLSAASPMMAHAGFVPNHTQFGSYNKILFSGLQAVETGKMKAADAVEFIADEFETQFGSDVEIRDTASN, encoded by the coding sequence ATGACCAAATGCCTCGCCCTTCTCGCCACCGTGGCGATTTCTGCGCTTGCCACCGGATGGGCGCATGCAGAAGACATCAAGATCAAGCTTTCGACGCTTGCCGATAAGACGGCTCCGGCGCGCATCACCAATATCGAAGCCGCCGCAGACATCATGAACAAGCAGTTCAAGGCGGCGGGCGTCGATAAACATATTGTCATCGAAGCCAATAACAGCACCGTTAAAGGCTGGGACGACCTCGCCCTCGATACGCTGAAGGCATTTGCAGTCGGTCAGGGGCCGGACATCTATGTCGTGCCGCATGAATGGATCAGCAAATTCGCCGAGGATGGCGATGCACTGCCGATGGACGAGCGGATTGCCGCTGCCCCTTGGGTCTATGGCGACATCCTGCCGGTGCTGTGGAAGGCCGCCAAGGGTAATGATGGCAAGATTTACGGCATACCGCAGGATGCCGAGATCCGTATGTTCTTCTATAACAAGGACATGCTGCGCAAGATCGGCAAGGATGAGGCCTTTATCGAAGGCTTGCCCGCCAAGGTCGAGGCTGGCGAATTCACGCTTGATGATCTGACGGCGCTCTCCAAGGAAGTGGTCGATGCCAAGGCTGCTCAATACGGCATGTTGCATCGCCCCAATGTCGGCATCGATTATCTGATGGTCTTCCAGTCCTATGGCGTCAAATTCCTGGATGAGAAAACCGGCAAGCTGGTGTTTCCGAAAGCGGAAATGACCAAGGCTCTCGGCTGGTACGAGCGCAATGCCAAGCAAGGTGTTACCCCTGTCGATAACACAGCAATGAGCTGGGATGCGATCCAGGGCGCCTTCAAGCAGGAAAAGGCATTCATCTTCCATCAAGGCGTCTGGGCGGTTGCCTGGCAGCTTGGCGAGATGAACGGTGCCACCTGGCCGACGGATCGCGACGGCTATTTCCACAAAATCGGCTGGATTCCGGCCCCGGCTGCAGAAAAGGGCGGCAAGCCCGCCAATCTTTCCCACCCGCTGCTTTATACCGTCAATGCCAAGAGCAAGAATGCAGAGATTGCCGCTGATCTCGTAGCACTTGCGACATTGCCGTATTTCAACAACCAGCACGCGGTCACATCCTACCATACAGCAATCAGCAACGCTCAGACGGCAATGCCGAAATACAAGGACAATTGGGTTCTGTCGGCGGCATCGCCGATGATGGCTCACGCTGGGTTCGTGCCGAACCACACCCAATTCGGCAGCTACAACAAGATTCTGTTCAGCGGCTTGCAGGCCGTGGAAACCGGAAAGATGAAGGCGGCCGATGCCGTTGAGTTCATTGCCGACGAATTTGAAACGCAATTCGGCTCGGACGTTGAAATCCGCGATACCGCCAGCAACTAA
- a CDS encoding carbohydrate ABC transporter permease, with product MSQFQIRAHRPARPILYLAPAIALLAVFFLAPILVNAVIAFTDMGSNLRVGHFTLQNFERIVQRDARIPMVLLTTLIYVTATLFIFNVGLGALLAMTSTAIPDRLGNFFRGLWLLPRMSPAVLYGILWIWIADPTPLGLLNQVTGAFGLPPVNLRNDFPLLLVILANGVVGASFAMVILTSSIRSIPSHLAHAARVDGASEWGVLRHVVVPALAQPIRFITIYQALSLMTTYEYILLITGGGPLYDSTPYALYIYRRAFESGAYAYGAALALGLMVIGIAVTLVQWRVSNMRSTFAAPKIEVL from the coding sequence ATGTCCCAATTCCAGATTCGAGCGCATCGACCGGCCCGGCCAATTCTTTACCTCGCGCCGGCAATCGCGCTGCTTGCCGTGTTTTTTCTGGCGCCGATCTTGGTCAACGCGGTGATCGCCTTTACGGACATGGGGTCGAACCTTCGGGTTGGCCATTTCACTTTGCAGAACTTCGAGCGGATCGTCCAGCGTGACGCGCGGATCCCCATGGTGCTGCTGACGACGCTGATCTACGTCACGGCGACACTCTTCATCTTCAATGTCGGCCTCGGCGCGCTTTTGGCGATGACCTCGACCGCTATCCCCGACCGGCTAGGTAATTTCTTTCGCGGACTATGGCTTTTGCCGCGCATGAGCCCGGCTGTGCTCTATGGGATCTTGTGGATATGGATCGCCGATCCAACGCCCTTAGGGCTGCTCAACCAGGTGACGGGCGCATTTGGCCTGCCGCCGGTCAATTTGCGCAACGATTTTCCGCTGCTGCTGGTCATTCTGGCAAATGGCGTTGTCGGGGCTTCTTTTGCGATGGTCATCCTGACCTCGTCGATCCGCTCGATCCCTTCGCATCTCGCCCATGCGGCACGTGTCGATGGTGCCAGCGAATGGGGTGTTTTGCGTCATGTCGTGGTGCCTGCGCTCGCGCAGCCGATCCGCTTCATTACCATTTACCAGGCACTCTCCCTGATGACGACCTATGAATATATCCTGCTGATCACCGGCGGCGGCCCGCTCTACGATTCCACACCCTACGCGCTCTATATCTACCGGCGCGCGTTCGAAAGCGGCGCCTATGCCTATGGTGCGGCGCTGGCACTCGGCCTGATGGTCATCGGCATTGCCGTGACCTTGGTGCAATGGCGTGTCTCCAACATGCGCTCCACCTTTGCCGCTCCAAAGATTGAGGTGTTGTGA
- a CDS encoding carbohydrate ABC transporter permease: MSMLQADTVPSPDWTRLERRGIVNRAGFLSALILFLTIVSIPILLPYLWLLVKSLTSSDGAVSRLVLWHSTAIAGVGYLGAIGLALLADRLRRPAVSWAVLAMVIVILSAIFLVPHLSFDNYRFLWNPDIAKIGTNRMDLMPSIWSALGTSLVFAISQTAIVTLVATPAAYALSRFAFAGRENILRGLLLLHAFPALALTVAIFIQLYYMGLLNNLVGVVLVLSALELPFAIFVLKGFFDGVPWDIEMSAVTDGATRFQAFRMVILPQIRSGLIAVATFTFLRGWEEYVFVQTLLIEKNQMTMSLYLFFVAQDHMGADYGMIAAVGIVYLLPVLVLYIFTQKYITQMSFGGIKG, from the coding sequence ATGTCGATGCTCCAGGCCGATACCGTTCCGTCCCCCGATTGGACCCGCCTCGAACGCCGGGGCATTGTCAATCGTGCTGGCTTCCTGTCGGCGCTTATCCTCTTCCTGACGATTGTCTCTATTCCTATTCTCCTGCCTTATCTCTGGCTGTTGGTGAAATCGCTCACCTCGTCCGATGGCGCTGTTAGCCGGCTGGTTCTTTGGCACAGTACGGCCATCGCCGGGGTCGGTTATCTCGGTGCAATCGGATTGGCGTTGTTGGCAGATCGGCTGCGTAGGCCCGCCGTCAGCTGGGCTGTGCTTGCCATGGTGATCGTCATTCTGTCGGCTATTTTCCTCGTCCCGCATCTGAGCTTCGACAATTACCGCTTTCTGTGGAACCCTGACATTGCCAAAATCGGCACCAACCGCATGGACCTGATGCCATCGATCTGGTCGGCGCTTGGCACGTCACTGGTGTTTGCGATTTCCCAGACGGCAATCGTCACACTCGTCGCCACCCCAGCCGCCTATGCGCTGTCGCGGTTCGCTTTCGCGGGCCGTGAAAACATTCTGCGCGGTCTGCTTCTGCTGCACGCTTTTCCGGCGCTGGCGCTTACCGTCGCTATCTTCATCCAGCTTTACTATATGGGCCTGCTCAACAATTTGGTGGGTGTCGTGCTGGTGTTGAGTGCGCTTGAACTGCCGTTTGCGATCTTCGTTCTCAAAGGCTTTTTCGACGGCGTGCCGTGGGACATCGAGATGAGCGCGGTGACGGATGGCGCAACGCGCTTCCAGGCCTTTCGCATGGTGATCCTGCCACAGATCCGCAGCGGCCTGATTGCTGTTGCCACATTTACCTTTTTGCGTGGCTGGGAGGAATATGTCTTCGTTCAGACGCTGTTGATCGAAAAGAACCAGATGACGATGAGCCTCTACCTGTTCTTCGTCGCGCAGGACCATATGGGAGCGGATTACGGCATGATCGCTGCCGTCGGCATCGTCTATCTGTTGCCCGTGCTGGTCCTCTACATCTTCACGCAGAAGTACATCACGCAAATGAGCTTCGGCGGGATCAAAGGATAA
- a CDS encoding ABC transporter ATP-binding protein, with the protein MAKITLDNITKSWGETQVLKPMSLTIEDGELVAILGPSGCGKSTTLFLLAGLYAPTSGQIGFDGHNVNRVDARDRNVGIVFQSYALYPNLTVRDNIAFPLRFKTMRKDEIARRVEEAANLVQISALLDRRPSQLSGGQQQRVALARALVKEPNILLLDEPLSNLDATLRITMRAELKSIQKRLGFTTLIVTHDQIEAITMADRIICMNNGEIAQVGTPDDLYRRPSNLFVAGFIGTPPMNLLKGHATGFKLRIGETSVALTGEREGEVTLGLRPEDITLVSHADAPLSGEIISVEPMGREVFYMIDTPAGVIHALEYGEAVRHAPGARVGIVCKPEHTLLFDASGNRIVDLYAKLLQHSDRLVKTLEPAN; encoded by the coding sequence ATGGCCAAGATCACTCTCGATAATATCACCAAAAGCTGGGGCGAGACCCAGGTCCTGAAGCCGATGAGCCTGACGATCGAGGATGGCGAACTCGTCGCCATTCTCGGGCCTTCCGGCTGCGGAAAATCGACCACGCTGTTTCTGCTCGCCGGTCTCTATGCGCCGACGTCTGGACAGATCGGTTTCGACGGACACAATGTCAACCGCGTCGACGCGCGCGACCGCAATGTCGGCATCGTCTTTCAGTCCTACGCGCTCTATCCGAACTTGACGGTGCGCGACAATATCGCCTTTCCGCTTCGCTTCAAAACCATGCGCAAGGACGAGATTGCCCGACGTGTCGAAGAAGCAGCCAACCTGGTGCAGATCAGCGCGCTGCTTGACCGCCGCCCCTCACAGCTTTCCGGCGGTCAGCAGCAGCGTGTCGCCTTGGCGCGTGCGCTGGTGAAGGAGCCGAATATCCTTTTGCTGGATGAACCGCTTTCCAATCTTGACGCCACCCTGCGCATCACCATGCGGGCTGAGTTGAAAAGCATACAGAAGCGGCTCGGTTTCACCACGCTGATCGTCACCCATGACCAGATCGAGGCGATCACCATGGCCGACCGGATCATCTGCATGAACAATGGCGAGATCGCCCAGGTTGGTACGCCGGATGATCTTTATCGGCGTCCGAGCAATCTGTTCGTGGCAGGCTTTATCGGCACGCCGCCGATGAACCTTCTCAAGGGACATGCCACGGGGTTCAAATTGCGTATCGGCGAGACATCCGTCGCCCTGACTGGAGAGCGTGAGGGAGAGGTGACGCTTGGCTTGCGACCCGAAGACATCACCCTTGTTTCACACGCGGATGCACCGCTCAGTGGGGAGATTATCAGCGTGGAGCCGATGGGTCGCGAAGTGTTCTACATGATCGACACGCCCGCAGGCGTCATCCATGCGCTGGAATATGGAGAAGCCGTGCGCCATGCACCCGGCGCCAGGGTTGGCATTGTCTGCAAGCCGGAACACACGCTGTTGTTCGACGCCTCCGGCAACCGCATTGTTGATCTCTACGCCAAGCTTTTGCAACATTCCGATAGGCTCGTGAAAACGTTAGAACCAGCAAACTGA
- the ugpQ gene encoding glycerophosphodiester phosphodiesterase: MTKIVSHRGANQFAPENTFAAADLALQQGADYIELDVRESADGVLYVFHDETLDRTTNGTGPIGHATSEEIDALDAGSWFSPAFKGAAVPRLDAYLQHLRGRAGVYIELKYCDPAKVVALVRSLGMVGDTFYFSFSEDMRRDLQLIAPEFRKMMTLDIAKSPSLVGAVHHATIIEMTVEHMRRPGLLEACRKAGLEVMIYYAGDEMAIHREIAKAGVDYINLDRPDLFNAARCDHVEAAA; encoded by the coding sequence ATGACCAAGATCGTATCCCATCGCGGGGCCAACCAGTTTGCGCCGGAAAATACCTTTGCGGCTGCTGACCTCGCCCTTCAGCAGGGGGCAGACTACATCGAGCTTGATGTGCGAGAGAGTGCGGACGGTGTGCTCTACGTCTTTCACGATGAAACCTTGGACCGCACCACCAATGGCACCGGCCCCATCGGCCATGCGACATCGGAGGAAATCGATGCGCTGGACGCCGGAAGCTGGTTCTCCCCAGCCTTCAAAGGTGCTGCCGTGCCCAGGCTCGACGCCTATCTCCAGCACCTGCGTGGCCGCGCCGGTGTCTATATCGAGCTGAAATATTGCGATCCGGCCAAAGTGGTCGCACTGGTGCGAAGCCTTGGCATGGTGGGCGATACATTCTATTTTTCATTTTCCGAAGACATGCGCCGCGATCTGCAATTGATCGCGCCGGAATTCCGTAAGATGATGACGCTTGATATTGCCAAGTCGCCGTCTCTGGTCGGTGCCGTGCATCACGCCACGATCATCGAGATGACTGTTGAACACATGCGGCGGCCAGGTTTACTCGAAGCGTGCCGCAAAGCCGGGCTTGAGGTGATGATCTATTACGCAGGGGACGAGATGGCCATTCACCGCGAAATCGCCAAAGCCGGTGTCGATTACATCAATCTCGACCGTCCGGATCTGTTTAATGCTGCCCGGTGCGACCATGTGGAAGCCGCCGCCTGA
- a CDS encoding metallophosphoesterase family protein: protein MQIAVVADVHLHDLYGGYGMVEEGGGLALRTLGDTMASTRVFNESHAAFLAVLDDIVRRGISDVVLLGDYSDDGQIGAVAAVKRILSDYEDRHGLRFFATFGNHDCYGPAPRHLAKLLTQADGLEPLMVTSDDRAPAPAIVCPGMRGMSTAEAMEAMAPYGVTRPETILHWETPHDTLEDGASRHLTTDERLHLDASYLVEPQEGLWLLMLDANVFQKTGEGWKVRADAAWDHVLAERPYLLAWIKQVADRANRLGKTLLAFSHYPALPLALTGEGSDVRAVSTPDWSKRMPSLETSRRLACAGIRWHFSGHMHVAGRVELDGLVNIAVPSPVAYPGGCVVVTAKAKQIDIETVQMNVAKGFDIAFPAYQVQSGGNNRPWFPKLLSYATYAEFLRAHLQNLIETKHIPDDWSPELLAYLDVTMGHLFCEDSRLAGLTVGYSDVMSQPFRQMIEDYYLLRAAGRHALGEIPAERVVFYRDLATHLRSQDRVGMGVSRDVARFLELFAACTDFDGWLND from the coding sequence ATGCAGATCGCAGTTGTCGCCGATGTCCATCTGCATGATCTGTACGGCGGGTATGGCATGGTGGAGGAGGGCGGTGGACTTGCCCTTCGCACGCTGGGGGACACCATGGCGTCCACCCGCGTGTTCAACGAGAGCCATGCCGCCTTTCTTGCCGTGCTTGACGATATCGTCCGGCGCGGTATCAGCGATGTCGTACTTCTTGGCGATTATTCCGATGACGGCCAGATTGGTGCGGTTGCAGCCGTCAAACGGATTCTTTCCGACTACGAAGACAGACATGGCCTGCGGTTTTTCGCCACCTTCGGCAATCATGATTGCTACGGACCAGCGCCGCGTCATCTCGCCAAGCTGCTGACACAGGCCGATGGGCTGGAACCACTAATGGTGACGAGTGACGATCGTGCGCCTGCACCCGCAATCGTTTGTCCAGGAATGCGTGGCATGTCGACAGCTGAGGCCATGGAGGCCATGGCACCCTACGGTGTCACGCGTCCCGAGACCATTCTCCATTGGGAAACCCCTCATGACACTCTGGAAGACGGTGCGTCCCGACACTTAACAACCGATGAACGCTTACATCTTGACGCATCTTATCTTGTCGAGCCGCAGGAAGGGCTCTGGCTTTTGATGCTGGACGCCAATGTGTTCCAAAAGACCGGTGAGGGCTGGAAGGTCAGGGCCGATGCTGCCTGGGATCATGTGTTGGCAGAACGCCCCTATCTGCTGGCCTGGATCAAGCAGGTGGCTGATCGCGCCAACCGTTTGGGCAAGACCTTGTTGGCCTTTTCTCACTACCCGGCCTTGCCTTTGGCATTGACAGGAGAAGGCAGCGATGTGCGGGCGGTGAGCACGCCGGACTGGTCGAAGCGCATGCCATCGCTAGAAACCAGCCGCCGCCTTGCATGCGCCGGGATTCGATGGCATTTCAGCGGCCACATGCATGTCGCCGGGCGGGTTGAACTGGATGGTCTCGTCAACATCGCCGTCCCTTCGCCCGTCGCCTATCCTGGAGGCTGCGTTGTCGTCACTGCCAAAGCCAAGCAGATTGACATCGAGACCGTTCAGATGAACGTGGCCAAAGGTTTCGATATTGCGTTCCCCGCCTATCAAGTGCAGTCCGGCGGTAACAATCGCCCCTGGTTTCCCAAGCTGCTTTCCTATGCGACCTATGCAGAGTTTCTGCGGGCCCATTTGCAAAATCTGATCGAAACGAAACATATTCCCGATGATTGGTCGCCTGAGCTTCTGGCATATCTCGACGTGACGATGGGGCATCTATTCTGTGAGGATAGCCGTTTGGCGGGGCTTACGGTCGGATACTCGGACGTTATGTCTCAGCCGTTTCGGCAGATGATCGAGGATTACTACCTGTTGCGGGCTGCCGGACGACATGCCTTGGGAGAGATTCCAGCAGAGAGGGTGGTGTTCTACCGTGATCTCGCCACGCACCTAAGATCACAAGATCGCGTAGGGATGGGAGTGTCGCGAGATGTTGCCAGGTTTTTGGAATTATTCGCCGCTTGCACAGATTTTGATGGTTGGCTGAATGATTGA
- a CDS encoding GNAT family N-acetyltransferase has translation MNGFTGSFAFGNGLNLRLVRASDQDLIFKLFIETRPWLAWAEGKPDFIRDLYEQQFKTMRAGAESVYPDHLDFIIERLGSAVGRAIIDLGYADWRISELQVLKQARGSGIGSNVIRGLQAAAIKGNIPLTLSTPVFGSNGFPIYQRLGFQVVQAQPPMIHMAWFPPGHPDRREMSGGNGLGG, from the coding sequence ATGAATGGTTTTACCGGCTCTTTCGCATTCGGAAACGGTTTGAATTTGCGCCTTGTCCGGGCGAGTGATCAGGATCTGATTTTCAAACTGTTTATCGAAACCCGCCCATGGCTTGCATGGGCGGAGGGGAAACCAGATTTTATTCGTGATCTCTATGAGCAGCAGTTCAAGACCATGCGGGCTGGTGCTGAAAGCGTCTATCCCGATCATCTCGACTTCATCATCGAGCGGCTTGGTTCCGCAGTCGGACGCGCCATTATCGACCTAGGGTATGCCGATTGGCGGATTTCCGAATTACAGGTTTTAAAGCAAGCCCGAGGTAGCGGAATAGGCTCCAATGTCATCAGAGGATTGCAGGCGGCAGCCATAAAAGGCAACATTCCGTTGACGCTTTCAACGCCGGTCTTCGGTTCGAACGGTTTTCCGATTTACCAGCGGCTCGGTTTTCAGGTCGTCCAGGCTCAGCCGCCAATGATTCACATGGCATGGTTTCCTCCTGGTCATCCCGATCGAAGGGAAATGTCGGGAGGCAATGGCCTCGGCGGCTGA
- a CDS encoding DUF6916 family protein, translating into MIGLILDAAKFTPYIGDDFTLTAQETVINAVLAKVVEYPASTAPGAARTAFSLFLCVQHNAFPDIQSGDYAIEHRSLDKIGLAYIERILSPQPDVIRLEVAFN; encoded by the coding sequence ATGATTGGTCTCATTCTGGATGCAGCAAAATTCACGCCCTATATCGGGGACGATTTCACACTGACCGCGCAGGAGACAGTGATCAACGCGGTGTTGGCCAAGGTTGTCGAATATCCAGCCAGCACCGCACCGGGAGCAGCGCGAACGGCCTTCAGCCTTTTTCTCTGCGTCCAGCACAACGCGTTTCCTGACATTCAAAGCGGAGACTACGCTATCGAGCATCGCAGTCTGGATAAGATCGGGCTTGCGTATATTGAGCGTATCCTCAGCCCGCAGCCCGACGTCATCCGTTTGGAAGTTGCATTCAATTGA
- a CDS encoding phage tail protein yields MDAFLATILPVGFNYAPDGWLMCWGQKLTINQYNAVYSLVSNFYGGDQQTYFNLPDLRGQMPIGYGQRTPTSPNYAIGNKGGNDTVSLNSTQIPAHTHAAVFTPTGNATVNIPAQTGTQTATMKASPAAGTSQLPTAGSALAGGNTAATRIYGAASTTPVTLDSSSVTISGNAPTAAQSIATNAITGGAVTVQPFGTGAAIDAKPPYLAINFIFCVQGLYPVRP; encoded by the coding sequence ATGGATGCGTTTCTTGCGACTATCTTACCGGTCGGCTTCAATTATGCACCTGATGGCTGGCTCATGTGCTGGGGTCAAAAACTAACGATAAATCAATACAATGCCGTCTATTCACTTGTTTCAAATTTCTACGGCGGGGACCAGCAAACCTATTTCAACCTGCCGGACCTGCGCGGTCAAATGCCCATCGGATATGGACAACGTACGCCCACCAGCCCGAATTATGCGATCGGCAACAAAGGCGGAAATGATACCGTTTCGTTGAATTCAACCCAAATTCCGGCCCATACCCATGCGGCTGTCTTTACGCCCACTGGCAATGCCACGGTGAATATACCAGCGCAGACAGGAACGCAGACTGCAACCATGAAGGCAAGCCCAGCTGCGGGAACTTCCCAGTTGCCAACGGCGGGCTCTGCCCTTGCTGGTGGAAATACGGCAGCCACAAGGATCTACGGCGCTGCTTCAACGACACCAGTCACTCTCGATAGTAGCAGCGTTACCATTTCCGGAAATGCGCCGACGGCGGCTCAGAGCATTGCCACCAATGCGATCACAGGCGGAGCTGTGACGGTGCAGCCATTTGGTACCGGTGCTGCTATCGACGCCAAGCCTCCTTACCTGGCGATCAATTTCATTTTCTGCGTTCAAGGCCTCTACCCGGTTCGTCCATGA